A window of Nocardia arthritidis genomic DNA:
CGAAACGGCGCCGGAGGCGCTCACGCTGTTGACGAACAGCTTCGCGGTCGAGCGCGCGCGCTGGCACCGGTCGAGGTGGCGGCGGATGCAGGCCAGCTTCTGTTCCGGTGTCGGATCGTCGTAGTCGTCCTGGAGGTCGACGCGGGTCTTGTCGAACCGGATCCCCTCACCGATATAGGGATTGCCGGACATCAGCACCACCTTGCCGCGCGCCTCGGCCATGGTGGGAAAGGTGCTGGCGAGGTGGAAAAGTTTGCGGAATCCGCGCCGGTCGAGGTGGTCGCGGAAGGCGGTGCAGAACCGCAGTTCGTCACCGGAACCCTCCTGCCGGATGCGCAGCAGCAGCGTTTCGCTCGGCAGCTGATCCAGGAACGCCGCACAGGTTTCCAGCACATCGGCCAGCGTCTGCCGCTGATCGACCGGGCCGCTCTGCACCTCCAGCCCGCCGCGCGGCAGCACCCGGCAGCGGATATCGAGGTACCGAATGCCATGTGCCAGTTGCCATCCGATGGATTTCTCCTGGTGCTGGGCATAGCCGAAGGGTTCGCCGTCGCGCAGCGCCGCAGAGCGGTCCGAACCGGGAATGGATACCTCGGTGACGCTGAGCTCGTCGGAGATCGCCGACATCCAGTTCAACAGCTCGACCATGCCGTTCCCCTCTCCCCGGAACCGACAGCCACCGCTTCGAACGCTAGAACGCGCAAAGCCACTGCGCCAGCGGACAATTCGCGGACACTTCGATGCCGTGCCGGGTCAGCGGTCGAGCGGCGTTACCGAACCGAGTTCCGCTGTTACCGAACCCCGGTACGCGACTCGCCGTGATCTCAATGCGAACACGCATCCGATCGCCAGGAAGTTCCGAGCGAGCCGGATGAGACTGTTCGGCAACGGCCATCGGTGAGAGGTTTTCATGACGACGATCAACGGTCTGCCAGCGCACGTTCTGCTGGTGCACGGACTTGTGGTGCTGGTGCCGCTGACCGCGGTACTGCTGATCCTGTGCGCGGTGTGGCGCGGGGCGCGCGAGCGGTTCATCTGGTTGGTCGTCGCGCTGGCCGCGATCTGCGCGGTGCTCACGCCGATCACCACCGAGGCGGGTGAATGGTTGGAGCATCACATCGGCAGCACGCCCGCCATTCGGGACCATGCCGAGCTCGGCGACACGCTGATCTATTTCACGATCACGCTGCTGATCGCCGCGGTGCTGCTGGCGGTGGTCCATCTGCGGGAGCGGCGCGGCAGATCGCTCGGCGCGCCCATCGTGGTCGCCGTCGCGATTTTGGCGATTGTCGCGGGCGCCGCCGCGACCGCCCAGATCTACCGGATCGGCGATTCGGGTGCGCACGCGGTTTGGGGTACGCAGTCCTGAGCGGCTGTGACTCGTGCCACCGGCAATTATATTGCGCACAACATTATTGCTTACTACATTGTAGGACGTGGCTGATCCGCTGACCCTCGACGCGCAGGTGTGCTTCCCGCTCTACGCGGCACTGCGGGCGATCAACGCGGCCTACCGTCCGAAGCTCGACGAGCTCG
This region includes:
- a CDS encoding DUF2231 domain-containing protein, producing MTTINGLPAHVLLVHGLVVLVPLTAVLLILCAVWRGARERFIWLVVALAAICAVLTPITTEAGEWLEHHIGSTPAIRDHAELGDTLIYFTITLLIAAVLLAVVHLRERRGRSLGAPIVVAVAILAIVAGAAATAQIYRIGDSGAHAVWGTQS
- a CDS encoding phosphatidylinositol-specific phospholipase C domain-containing protein; this translates as MVELLNWMSAISDELSVTEVSIPGSDRSAALRDGEPFGYAQHQEKSIGWQLAHGIRYLDIRCRVLPRGGLEVQSGPVDQRQTLADVLETCAAFLDQLPSETLLLRIRQEGSGDELRFCTAFRDHLDRRGFRKLFHLASTFPTMAEARGKVVLMSGNPYIGEGIRFDKTRVDLQDDYDDPTPEQKLACIRRHLDRCQRARSTAKLFVNSVSASGAVSNRWTPLAYADELNPHVPELLGKYAGRGRGVGVIVCDYVNRLGLSEPETDQLITAVVSCNDLR